The region GAGGCCGACCGCGGCCGGTTCGACGGGTGGACCGAGGCGATCGTCGCGGCCAACACCACCGACGGCGGCGTCGCCGGGGCGCTGGGCTCCCTCGGGGACGCGCTCGGCGAGATGATGGCCTACTTCACCGCGCTGATCGAGCGCAGGCGCGCCGAACCCCTCGACGACACCGTGTCCCATCTGGTGGCTGCCGGGGTCGGCGCCGACGGCGACATCTCCGGTGTGCTGGCCATCCTCGCGTTCACGTTCACGATGGTGACCGGCGGCAACGACACCACCACCGGCATGCTCGGCGGCTCCGTCCAGCTGCTGCACCAGCGGCCCGATCAACGCCGGCTGCTCACCGACGATCCGGAGCTGATCGGTGACGCCGTCGACGAGTTCCTGCGACTGACCTCGCCCGTTCAGGGTCTCGCGCGCACCACCACCCGCGACGTCACGATCGGCGACACCACGATCCCCGAAGGTCGCCGGGTGCTGTTGCTCTACGGCTCGGCCAACCGGGACGAGCGGGAATACGGCGACGCCGCAGCCGAACTCGACGTCACCCGCAGGCCGCGCAACATCCTGACGTTCAGCCACGGTGCGCACTTCTGCCTCGGTTCGGCCGCCGCCCGGATGCAGTCGCGGGTGGCCCTGTCCGAACTGCTGGCGCGCATCCCGCAATTCGAGGTCGACGAGGACGGAATCGTCTGGGCGGGCGGCAGTTACGTCCGGCGACCACTGTCGGTGCCGTTCACGGTGACCAACTGATGGCGGGCGACTGGCTGGCCGCCCGGCGCACCGAGGTGGCCGCCGACCGCATCCTGGACGCCGCGGGCGACCTGTTCACCAAAAAAGAGGCGGCCACCGTCGGCATGCACGAAATCGCCTCGGCCGCAGGCTGTTCACGCGCGACGCTGTACCGGTACTTCGAGAACCGCGATGCGCTCTACACCGCGTACGTGCACCGGGAGAGCTACCGGCTCTACCGCGAGATGACCGAGCAGATCACCTCGATCGTCGACCCGCGGGAACGGCTGATCGAGGGCATGCTCTCGTCGCTGCGCAACGTCCGCCACAGCCCCGCGCTGGCATCGTGGTTCGCCACCACCCAGCGGCCGATCGGCGGCGAGATGGCCGAACAGTCCGAGGTGATCAAGGCGCTGACCGAGGCGTTCGTGTTCTCACTCGGGCCCGACGACTCGCACTCGGTGGAACATCGAGCGCGCTGGCTCGTGCGGGTGATGACGTCACTGCTGGTGTTCCCCGGCCACGACGAGGCCGACGAACGGAGCATGCTCGAGGAGTTCGTGGTCCCGATCGTGCTGCCGGCCCAGGCCACCCAGTAGGCCGGCAGGTCAGGACCTCACCCGGGTGAGCCGGTGCAACAGCCAGGCCGGCGGAATCGTCACCACCAGAGTGCCGGCGAACAGCAGCCACGCCGACCCCGTGTAGATCGGATAGCGCAGGATCTCGACCATCACCAGTTCCATCGTGATCAAGTGGATCAGGAAGATTTCGTAGGAGATCTCGCCCAGGAACACCATCGGGCGGCTCGCCAACAACCGGCTGTAGAAGCCCGAATCCCCCAGCGCGAGCGGCGCGACGGCCAGCGTCGCGATCACGGTGTAGAAGCCGGCCTTGGCCAGCGCCTCCCCCAGCCCCGCCGGCGACGTCGTCGGCTCACCTCCCAGCGGTGTCGAGACGATGAGGTAGCTGACGATCGCCGGCGGCAGACACGCCAACCCGTAGGCGCGGATCCCCAGCGGCCGCAGCACCGCCAGCACCATGCCCCCGAGGAACCACGCCAGGTAGCCCGGCAGCCACAGCCGGGCCCCGTCGGGCAACCAGTCGGTGGTGTGCACCAGCGTCAGCCATGCCGGCGTCACCAGCGACAGTGCGGCGAGACCGGCCAGCAGCAGCCACGGCCGCCACCGCCTGCGGCACAGCACGACCAGCAGCAGATAGGCCAAGAACGGCAGCGCGACATAGAACGCCACTTCCACCGCCAGGCTCCACATCTGTGTGAGCCCTTGGTGCAGATAGGAATACAGGTAGTGGTCGGTGTAGATCTGGGTGAGCGTGAGGTTGCGCAGCAGCCCTTCCCAGGTGTGGCCGGGATTCGGGCCGGCCGTGCGGAAGTGGTAGACGAGGTACGCCGCGACGACGGTGATGGCGTAGGCGGGCATGATGCGCCGCACCCGGTGCCAGGCGTAGCGGCGCACCGACGGCGCCGGCCTCTGCGACGCGGTGCCGCTCACCCACGGCGAGAACAGCAGATATCCCGAGAGCACGAAGAAGATCGGCACGCCGATCTCCATGCGCGAGTACACCAGCCCCAGATAGCCCTGCCCGTACTTGCCGGTGGTGTACGCGGAGTGGGTGAGCACCACCAGGAGCGCGGCGACCGCCCGGATGCCGGTGAGTGAGGCCACCCGCCCCCGGGTGACCGATTCCAGGCCACCGACGGTGTCTGCGCTGTCGGACGTGTCCGACACGCTCACTTCGACTTGGTCTTCCCCCGATGCGGTTTCGGCCCGCGGTCGGGTTCCAGGTGGATCAGCTGACCCTGGATTCGGGTGTTCTCGAGGGCCTTGAGCGTCTTCGGGGACAGCTTGGCCGGCAGCTCCACCAGCGAGTGATCCATCTTGATCGAGATGTGGCCGAAGTCGCTGCGGTGCAGGCCGCCTTCGTTGGCGATGGCGCCGACGATCGCACCGGGAGCGACCTTGTGCCGCTTGCCGACCGCGATCCGGTAGGTCGCGAGGTCGCTGCGCCGTTCGCGAGGCTTGCGCGGTCCGCGGTCCTCGCGGTCGTCGGTCCGCTCCCGCCGCTCGCGGCGCTTCTCCGGCGGCGGCTCGGTCATCAGGAACTCTTCGCCGTCGCGGCTCTGCAGGGCCAGCGCGGCGGCGATGTCGGCCATCGGCACGTCGTGGTCGCGCTCGTAGCCCTCGATCAGCTTCCGGAACAGGTCGATGCCCGGTGCGGCCAGCGCCTCGGTGATCGAATCGCGGAACTTCTGCACCCGGCGCTCGTTGACGTCCTCGACCGACGGCAGCTCCGACTCGACCAGCTTCTGCCGGGTCACCCGCTCGATGGAGTTCAGCAGATGCCGTTCCCGCGGCGTGACGAACAACAGCGCCGTGCCCGACCGTCCGGCCCGTCCGGTGCGCCCGATCCGGTGCACGTAGGACTCCGGGTCGTGCGGGATGTCGTAGTTCACCACGTGCGAGATGCGCTCGACGTCCAGGCCGCGGGCCGCCACATCGGTGGCCACCAGGATGTCGATGGATCCGTCCTTGAGCTGATTGATCGTCCGCTCGCGCACCGCCTGCGGGATGTCGCCGTTGATCGCGGCCGCGGCGAATCCCCGCGCCTTGAGCTTCTCGGCGACCTCCTCGGTGGCCTGTTTGGTGCGGACGAACACGATCATCGCGTCGCCCTGCTCGACCTCCAGCAGTCGCGTCAGCGCGTCCATCTTGCGCTGGTGCGACACCTGGATGTAGCGCTGCGTGATGTTCTCGGCGGTCTGCGACTTCGACTTGACCGTGACTTCCACCGGGTCGTGCAGGTACTTCGCGGTGATCTTGCGGATGCCGGGCGGCATGGTCGCGGAGAACAGCGCGACCTGTTTGTACTCGGGGGTGTCGGCGAGGATGCGTTCGACGTCCTCGGCGAACCCCATCTGCAGCATCTCGTCGGCCTCGTCGAGGACCATGTAGTCCAGGTGCGAGACGTCGAGGGTGCCCTTCTCGAGGTGGTCGATCACCCGGCCCGGGGTGCCCACGACGACCTGCGCGCCGCGCTTGAGGCCGGCCAGCTGCGGGCCGTAGGAGCTGCCGCCGTACACCGGCAGCACGTTGACCTGCAGGTGCGCGCCGTACCGGCTGAACGCCTCGGCCACCTGCAGAGCCAGCTCGCGAGTGGGTGCCAGCACCAGCGCCTGCGTGGTGCGGCTGGAGGTGTCGATCTTGCTCAGGATCGGGATCGCGAAGGCCGCCGTCTTCCCGGTGCCGGTCTGGGCCAGGCCGACGACGTCGGAGCCGGCCAACATCGCCGGAATGGTCGCCGCCTGGATCGGCGAGGGCGACTCGTATCCGACGTCGCGAACCGCCTGCAGCACCGACGGGTGAATCTGCAGGTCAGCGAAACTCAGGTCACCATGCTCCGGTGCCGGGTCCGAGGACGTCATCGTGGTGGAAGTCTAGTGGTAGTCGCGGCCCCGAACCGCCGCGCGCCTTCCCCGGCCCTCCCAGCGGTGCCGGTACGGTGCCCAGTTGTGAGAACGGCCGGGATCCTCTGCACCCTCGCGGGGGTGGCCGTCCTCGCCGCCGCAGGATGCAGCTCGGGTGATTCGACGGCGTCGAAAACCCCTGGGCCGACGGCTGATTCCCCGTCGGCGAGCCCCGCCGGACCGCCCCCTGCGCCGGCCGCTCCCCCGCCCCCCGGACCGACCGCCGCCCAGGACCCGTGCGCCACCGACCTGGCCGCACCCGAGATCGCGCGGGCCGTGTCGACGCTGCCCCGCGATCCCCGCAGCGACCAGGGCTGGAACCCCGAACCGCTGGCCGGCAATTACAACCCGTGCGCCCAGCTGTCGGCCGTCATCGTCAAGGCCAACACCAACTCGCAGAACCCGAACACCCGCGCGCTGATGTTCCATCAGGGCAAGTTCATCCCGACGGGCGTGCCCGACACCTACGGCTTCAACGGGCTGGACACCTCCGCGAGCACCGGCGACACCGTGGCGTTGCAGTACTCCAGCGGCGTCGCCGGGCTCGACAGCATCGTGAAGTTCCGGTGGAACGGCAGCGGCGTGGAGCTGATCGGCAACACCACCCGCTGACGTTTCACCCGTCCGCGAACTGAGGTTCCCGGTCGTCATCGAGCCCGATTTCACGACCGGGAATCTCAGTTCGCGGGTGGACGGGCTGTCGGCACCCTGACCTACAGTGGCTGCGTGTTCGTCGCCGACGACCGAGTCGTCTACAGCGCCTCCGACCTCGCGGCGGCCGCCCGCTGCGAGTATGCGCTGCTGCGCTCGTTCGACGCGAAGCTCGGGTGGGGCCCCGCGGTGTCGGGCGACGACGAACTGCTCGCGCGCACCGCCGACCTCGGTGACGCGCACGAGGCGCGGCACCTCGACGAGCTGCGCCGCGGCGCCGACGTCGCGATCATCGGCCGGCCGGACTACACGGTCGCGGGCCTGACCGCGGCCGCCGACCAGACGTTGCGCGCGATCGAGCGGCGGGCGCCGGTCGTCTATCAGGCCGCGATGTTCGACGGCCGCTTCGCCGGGTTCGCCGACTTCCTGATCCTCGAAGACGGACCCGACGGACCCCGCTACCGGCTGCGCGACACCAAGCTCGCCCGTTCGGTGAAGGTCGAGGCGCTGTTGCAGATGGCTGCCTACGCCGAGACGCTGGCCGCCGCCGGTGTCCCGATCGCTCCGGAGGTCGACCTGGTGCTCGGCGACGGCGCCTCGGTCAGCTATCCCGTCGACGAGCTGACGCCCGTGTACCGGCCGCGGCGCGACGCCCTGCAGCGGCTCCTCGACGGGCACGTCGCCGGCGGCAGGCCCGTCGCGTGGAAGGACGAACACGTGCGTGCGTGCTTCCGCTGCACGGAGTGCGAAGCGCAGGTCCGCGCCTCCGACGATCTGCTGCTGGTGGCCGGGATGCGGGTCAGCCAGCGCGCCCGCCTGATCGATGCGGGCATCACCACCGTGCACGCGCTCGCCGGACACCGCGGTCCGGTACCCGAGCTGCCGGTCCGCACCGTCGCGGCGCTGACCGAGCAGGCCCGTCTGCAGATCTCTGACCGGGTGGACGGCAAGCCGCCGTATCAGGTCGTCGACGCGCAACCGTTGATGGTGCTGCCCGACGCCGACCGGGGCGACCTGTTCTTCGATTTCGAGGGCGACCCGCTGTGGACGGCCGACGGCCACGAGTGGGGCCTGGAGTACCTGTGGGGCGTGCTCACCGTCGGCGACGACTTCACGCCGCTGTGGGCGCACGACCGCGCGAGTGAACGCCGGGCGCTGGTCGAATTCCTGACGATGGTCCGCAAGCGCCGCAAGCGCTATCCGAACATGCACGTCTACCACTACGCGGCCTACGAGAAGAGCACGCTGCTGCGGCTGGCCGGCCGCTACGGCGAAGGGGAACGCGAGGTCGACGAGCTGCTGCGCGACGGGGTGCTCGTCGACTTGTATCCGTTGGTGCGCAAGAGCATCCGCGTCGGCACCGAGAACTACAGCATCAAGTCGCTCGAGCCGCTCTACATGGGCAACGAGCTACGGGAGGGCGAGGTCACCACCGCCACCGCGTCGATCACTGAATACGCCCGCTACTGCGAGCTGCGCCACGGCGGCCACATCGACGACGCCGCGACCGTGCTCAAGGAGATCGAGGAGTACAACCGCTACGACTGCCGCTCCACCCGCCGGCTGCGGGACTGGTTGACGGCCCGCGCCATCGAGTCCGCGGTGCCTCCGCGCGGCCCGCAACCCGTCACCGGCGGGACACAGGAGCCGGCGCAGGACCCGGCCGACGCCGTCGAGCGCAGGCTCATGAAGTTCGCCGGGGACGGCGTGGAGCCGCGCAGCGCACAGCAGACCGCCGTGGCGATGTACGCCGCCGCCAAGGGTTTTCACAAACGCGAGGACAAGCCGTTCTGGTGGGGGCATTTCGACCGCGTGAACAATCCCGTCGACGAATGGGCCGACAGCAGTGGGGTTTTCATCGCCCACGACCACGAGATCGTCGAAGACTGGCACCAGCCGCCGCGGGCGCGCAAACCGCAACGACACGTCCGGCTGTTCGGCGAGATCGCCACCGGCGAGCTGAGCGAGAACATGTACGCGCTCTACGATCCGCCGTCGCCGCGGGGGCTCTCCGACGACCCGGACCGGCGCGGCTTCGCCCGGGTGACGGTGCTGGGTTGCGACAACCCCGAGGCGCCCACCGAGGTGGTGGTCTGCGAGCGCCAGCCCAAAGGTGGTGACGTCTACTCCCAGGTGCCGTTCGCACTCACGCCGGACGCACCGATCAGCACGAAGCCGCTGCAGGATTCGATCGCCGCGACCGCGGCCGCCATCGCCGACGCGCTGCCGAGGCTGCGGGCCGGCGCGATGACCGATCTGCTGCTGCGCCGCCCGCCGCGCACCCGAAGCGGCGCACCCCTGCCCCGCAGCGGCGCCGTCGAAAGCATCTCCGGGGACATCACCGCCGCGCTGCTCGACCTCGATTCGTCCTACCTCGCCGTGCACGGTCCGCCCGGCACCGGCAAGACGTCCACGTCGGCGGTGGTGATCGCGGCGCTCGTCGACACCCACGGATGGCGCGTCGGAGTGGTCGCGCAGTCGCATGCCGTCGTGGAGAACCTGTTCGCCGAGATCCTGCGCGCGGGTGTGGACGGCGCACGGGTGGGGAAGAAGGTCAATTCCGTCGCCGAGGGATGGACTGCGCTCACCAATCCCGAGTTCGCCGATTTCGTCGCACGCCACGACGGATGCGTGGTCGGCGGCACCGCGTGGGATTTCGCCAACGACACCAAGATTCCGGCCGAGAGCCTCGATCTGCTGGTCGTCGAGGAGGCGGGCCAGTTCAGCCTGGCCAACACCATCGCGGTGTCACGCGCCGCGCGCAACCTGCTGCTGCTCGGCGATCCGCAGCAGTTGCCCCAGGTCAGTCAGGGCACCCACCCGGAGCCCGTCGACGGTTCCGCGCTCGGGTGGCTCGTCGACGGCCACCACACGCTGCCGCCCGAACGCGGCTATTTCCTCGATCGCTCCCACCGCATGCACCCCGACGTGTGCCGGGCGGTGTCGCGGCTTTCCTACGACGGCCGGCTGCATTCGAACGACGCGGTGACCGCGACGCGCCGGCTCGACGGGGTCGTGCCCGGCGTGCGGACCCTGGCCATCGACCACGACGGCAACGCCACCGAGAGCCCCGAGGAGGCCGCGGCGATCGTCGGCGAGATCCGGCGGCTGCTCGGCACACCCTGGACCGACGAGAAGGGCACGCGACCGCTGGCCGAACGGGACGTGCTGGTCGTGACCCCCTACAACGCGCAGGTCGTGCTCGTCCGGCGGCACCTCGACACGGCCGGGCTCACCAAGGTGCGCGCCGGCACCGTCGACAAGTTCCAGGGACAGCAGGCACCGGTCGTCTTCGTCTCGATGACTGCGTCGTCGATCGACGACGTTCCCCGTGGAATCGCGTTCCTGCTCAACAGGAATCGGCTCAACGTCGCGGTGAGCCGGGCGAAGTACCTGGCGGTGATCGTGCGCTCGGCCCAGCTGACCGAATACCTGCCGGGCACGCCGGACCGCCTGGTGGAGTTGGGTGCGTTCCTGTCGCTGTCGGCGTGTGATACACCGGCGAGGTGACCGAACCGCTGACCGAACGGCTCGCCGCCATCGTCGGCGCCGGCCACGTGAGCACCGACTCCGACGTGCTCACCGGCCGCAGCGTCGACTACACGGGCCGGTACCGCGGACACGCCGCCGCACTGGTCCGGCCGGCGACCGCCGACGAGGTCGCCGAGGTGCTGCGCGTGTGCCGCGACGCCGGGGTGCGTGTCACCGTGCAGGGCGGCCGCACCTCTCTGGTGGCGGGCACGGTGCCCGAGCACGACGACGTGCTGCTGTCCACCGAGCGGCTGCGCGAGATCGGCGAGGTCGACGTCACCGAGCGGCGCATCCATGTCGGTGCGGGCGTGACGCTGGCCGACGTGCAACGCGCGGCGACCGCGGCGGGTCTGGTGTTCGGCGTCGACCTCGCCGCCCGCGACTCCGCAACCGTCGGCGGTATGGCGTCGACGAACGCGGGCGGGCTGCGCACCGTCTGCTACGGCAACATGAGCGAACAGGTCCTCGGACTCGACGTGGTGCTGCCCGACGGGGCGGTGATGCACCGGCACAGCCGCGTCCGCAGCGACAACACCGGATACGACCTGGCGTCGCTGTTCGTCGGCGCCGAAGGAACGCTCGGGGTGATCACCGGGCTCGATCTGCGGCTGCACCCGGTCCCGCGGCACCGTGTCACGGCCGTCTGCGGTTTCGCCGATCTCGACGCGCTGATCGCCACCGGCCGGGTGTTCCGCGACACCGACGGCATCGCCGCACTGGAACTCGTCGACGCGCGGGCGAGCGTCCTGACCGCCGAGCACGCCGGCGTCAACGCCCCCGTCGAGGGGGCCTGGCAGCTGCTCGTCGAGCTGGCGGGTGAGACCGATCCGACCGAACGGCTCGCCGAGATCCTGGCAGACGCGGAGCTGACCGGCGAGCCCGCGGTCGGTGTGGACACGGGCGCGCAGCAACGCCTCTGGCAGGGCCGCGAGGCGATCGCCGACGTGCTCGGCGTATACGGACCGCCGCTGAAATTCGATGTCTCGCTTCCGCTTTCGACCATCAAGGACTTCGCCGCAGACGCCGAGGCGCTGATCGCCGACCACGCAGCCGAGGCGATCCCGGTGCTGTTCGGTCACGTCGGCGAAGGCAACCTGCACCTCAACATCGTCCGCTGCGCGCTCGTCGGCGAGGCCGAACACGCGCTGTACTCGGCGATGATGGCGCTGATCGCCCGCCACGGCGGCAACGTCAGCTCCGAACACGGCGTGGGCACCCGCAAACGCGAATACGTGTCGATGTCGCGCACCGACGCCGACATCGCCGCGATGAAGGCGGTCAAAGCGGCGTTCGACCCAGACGGGTACCTCAACCCCGCGGTGCTGTTCGACTGACGGCATCGTTTGGGTAGCGTGGCCCACGATGACCAGCATCGAAGCCGACTACCTCGTCGTGGGGGCGGGCGCCATGGGCATGGCTTTCGTCGACACCCTGCTGGCGGAAACCGACGCGACCGTCGTCCTCGTCGACGAAGGGCATCAGCCGGGCGGCCACTGGAACTGGGTGTATCCATTCGTGCGGCTGCATCAACCGTCGGCCTACTACGGCGTGAACTCGGTACCGCTGGGCGACGAGGACCGCATCGACGAGTCCGGCTGGAACGAGGGCTTCTTCGAGCTCGCCACCGGCCACGAGGTCTGCTCCTACTACGACCGGGTGATGCGTCATCAGCTGCTGCCGACGGGGCGCTTGTCGTACTTCCCGATGGCGCGGCATCTGGGCGACAACAGGTTTCGCAGCCTCGACGGCACCGAGCACACGGTGAGCGTTCGGCGGCGCGTGGTGGATGCCACCTACCTGCTGACGAAGGTGCAGTCGATGAGAGCGGCGGCGCCGTTCACGGTCGCCGGCGATGTCGAGGTCGTCCCGCCCAACGAGTTGCCGCGCCGGGCCGCGGGGCGGCAGCACTTCACCATCGTCGGCGGCGGCAAGACCGGGATGGACAGCTGCCTGTGGCTGCTGCGCAACGGCGTGCCCGCCGAGGCGCTGCGCTGGGTCATGCCGCGCGACTCCTGGCTGCTCAATCGTGCCAACATCCAGCCGGGCGCCCATTTCGCCATATCGCTTCGCGCGTCGATCGCCTCGCGGTTGAAGGCCGTCACCGACGCCACATCACTGGATGATCTGTTCGACCGGTTGGAGGCCGCTGCGGAGGTGCTGCGCCTCGACCCGTCGGTGCGCCCCACCATGTACCACTGCGCGATCGTGTCGCTCGGCGAACTCGAGCAGCTGCGCACCATCGGAGACGTCGTGCGGCTCGGGCGCATCGAGCGGGTGCACGCCGATCGGGTGGACCTGCAGCAGGGCACCGTCGCGGTGCCGGCGCCGTCGCTGTATGTCGACTGCACCACCCCGGGTCTGCCGCGGCCCCCGTCGGTGCCCGTGTTCGACGGCGACCGCATCACCCTGCAGAGCGTGCGGGGCTGCCAGCAGGTGTTCAGCTCGGCGTTCATCGCCCACGTGGAGGCGACATACGGCGACGACGACACCCGCAACGAGCTGTGCGCACCGATCCCGCACCCTGACGCGCCGATCGACTGGCTGCGGATCTTGTTGTCGGACAACAAGGCTCATATGCGATGGCTGCAGGATCCGGCGTTGATGCAGTGGCTGGCGTCGGCGCGCCTCAACGTGCTGCGCGACGTGTTCCCACGGTTTCCCGACAAGCCGCGGGTGCAGGAGAAGGCCATCGGCGCGCTCACCGTGGCACTCAGGGCGGCCAACGAGCGCCTGACCGAGTTGATGGGCAGCCCGGCGCCGGTCTAGTCGTCGTGGCGCGAGTGCCTGCCGTAGCTGGGCGGATCGTCGTCGACACGGAGGCCGGCCGGGAAGCCGTCGGACACGCGGTGGTGGCCGCGGTGCAGCGGGTCGGGATGCGGATCCTCGAGCAGCCGGTCGAGGATGTTGCGCCACTCGTGCCGGGTGGTCGGGGCGTCCGTGTGCGGCGCGGGTGGCGCGCCGTTCGGCGCCGGGCCGGAGGCGGGCAGCGGCTCGGCGGCCCGTTCCAGCACGTCGGTGTCGACCGGCTCCTCGCCAGAGTCGCCGGCGAAGCGCTGCGGGACCGGGTCCTCCCACTGCACCTCGTACTCGACGTACTCGTCGTCGTCGGCGTACTCGTACTCGTCGTCGTCGATGGCTCGGGGGTCGTCGGAGTCGAGTGCGGGCGATACCCCGCCGGACCGGATGTCCGAGCGGATGCTCGGCGAGCCCAGCAGGAACAGCGCGGCGAGCACACCGAACAGCGCGATGAACGCGGGCAGCAGCATCGACTGCGACATCGCGGAGGCGAAGGGTGCGTGCAGGAAGCCGGGCAGTTGCGAGACCGACCCCTCCGACTGCGGTGCGGAACCGGCCGGCCCGGGCATCTCGGCCGACAGCCGAGACGCCATGAACGCGGCCATGCCGGCGCTGCCGAGCACCGACCCGACCTGGCGGGTGGTGTTGTAGACGCCCGAGCCGGCTCCGGCGAGCACCGGCGGCAGGTTGCGGGTCGCGGTGGCGGCCAGCGGCGACCAGATGAACGCCATGGCCGCGCCCATGGCCGTCAGCGGCAGCACCAGGCGCCAGATCGGCGTCGTCGGCGTCATCTCGATCGACAGCCACGTCAGTCCGATCGCCATGACCGAGAACCCGAAGCCGATCACGGGGCGCGGATGCGAACGGTCGACGATCTTGCCCACCACGGGTGCCAGTACGCCCGTGGCGACCGCCATCGGCGCCGTGAGCAGCGCCGCGCGTGTCGGTGACAGCCCGCAGACGGCCTGCGCGTAGAACATCAGCGGCAGGATCATGCCCGTCACCACGAACCCGATCGTGGCCACCCCGAGGTTCGACATCGAGAAGTCGCGGTCGCGGAAGATCAGCAGCGGGATCAGCGGCTCCCCGCGGTTCACCGACTGCCAGTAGACGAACGCCGCCATCACCGCGATCCCGACGGCGATCGACGCCCAGATCCACGGTGCCCAGTCGTGGGACTGCGCCTCCTGCAGCGCGAAGACGATCAAGAACATCCCGATCCCCGACAGGATCACGCCCGGGATGTCGAAGCGGTGGCTCTGGGTGGGCAGGTCGGGCACCAGCCACACCGCCAGCGCCAGGCCGATGACGCCGACGGGGACGTTGACGAAGAAGATCCACTGCCAGCCCAGGTGGTCGACGAGCACACCACCGGCCAGCGGCCCGACGAGCGTGGCCACCCCCGCCGTGGCGCCCCACACGCTCATCGCGACACCCCGACGGTGCGCGGGGAAGGTCCGGGTGATCACCGACAGCGTCTGCGGCGTCAGCAGCGCCGCGCCGATGCCCTGCACCACCCGGGCCGCGACGAGCGTGCCGATGGTGCCGGACAACCCGCACCACAACGACGCCGCCGTGAACACGGCCAAACCCAAAAGGTAGAGGTTCTTGGGTCCGAACCGGTCCCCCAGCCGCCCGGCGACCAGCAACGGCACCGCGTAGGCGAGCAGGTAGGCGCTGGTCACCCAGATCACCGCGTCGTAGCCGACGTGCAGGTGCGTCATGACCGCCGGATTGGCGACGGCGACGATCGTCGCGTCGACCAGGATCATGAAGAAGCCGACGAGAAGCGCCCACAGCGCGGGCCACGGATTGGCGGCGCGGGAGCGCGGCGTCACGGCGTCAAGTGTCGTCGAGGTCGTCACGGGAGTCGGCTTACGTGGGCTAGGGGGCGGTCGGACAGGGCCCGACGGTACGGATCGACGGGAATCCCGACAAGTCGGCCGTCGTCATGCCGGCTCGGCGACGGCCGGTGCGCCGACGACGTCGTCGCCGGTGGCCCGGTGTGCGCCCGTCAGCAGCAGAGCCAGCAGCGCGACGATCACACCGGTCGCCATCACCGCCGACATGGCCAGCTCGTCGTTGCCGAGCACACCGACGACCGGGGCGATGACCGCGCCCGTCCCGAATTGGACGGCGCCCAGCAGCGCGGCGGCCGTGCCGGCCGCGTCGGGATGACGCGTCAGCGCGACGGCCGGGGCGTTCGGGATGACCAGGCCCATCGCGGCGAGAATGGCCCAGACGGGTCCGACGAATCCGGCCACGCCGCCGACGTGCGCCGCCGAGAGGGCCACGAACACCCCGCCGAACACCGATGCCGCGGCCAGCGCCCAGACCATGA is a window of Mycolicibacterium chubuense NBB4 DNA encoding:
- a CDS encoding cytochrome P450, whose product is MTAALSHGSPVRFELADAATWPNPWPMYRALRDHDPVHHVVPDDRPDQDYYVLSRHADIWTAARDHETFSSAQGLTVNYGELELIGLADNPPMVMQDPPVHTEFRKLVSRGFTPRQVEAVEPKVRDFVVERLERLRANGGGDIVAELFKPLPSMVVAHYLGVPEADRGRFDGWTEAIVAANTTDGGVAGALGSLGDALGEMMAYFTALIERRRAEPLDDTVSHLVAAGVGADGDISGVLAILAFTFTMVTGGNDTTTGMLGGSVQLLHQRPDQRRLLTDDPELIGDAVDEFLRLTSPVQGLARTTTRDVTIGDTTIPEGRRVLLLYGSANRDEREYGDAAAELDVTRRPRNILTFSHGAHFCLGSAAARMQSRVALSELLARIPQFEVDEDGIVWAGGSYVRRPLSVPFTVTN
- a CDS encoding DEAD/DEAH box helicase, which codes for MTSSDPAPEHGDLSFADLQIHPSVLQAVRDVGYESPSPIQAATIPAMLAGSDVVGLAQTGTGKTAAFAIPILSKIDTSSRTTQALVLAPTRELALQVAEAFSRYGAHLQVNVLPVYGGSSYGPQLAGLKRGAQVVVGTPGRVIDHLEKGTLDVSHLDYMVLDEADEMLQMGFAEDVERILADTPEYKQVALFSATMPPGIRKITAKYLHDPVEVTVKSKSQTAENITQRYIQVSHQRKMDALTRLLEVEQGDAMIVFVRTKQATEEVAEKLKARGFAAAAINGDIPQAVRERTINQLKDGSIDILVATDVAARGLDVERISHVVNYDIPHDPESYVHRIGRTGRAGRSGTALLFVTPRERHLLNSIERVTRQKLVESELPSVEDVNERRVQKFRDSITEALAAPGIDLFRKLIEGYERDHDVPMADIAAALALQSRDGEEFLMTEPPPEKRRERRERTDDREDRGPRKPRERRSDLATYRIAVGKRHKVAPGAIVGAIANEGGLHRSDFGHISIKMDHSLVELPAKLSPKTLKALENTRIQGQLIHLEPDRGPKPHRGKTKSK
- a CDS encoding acyltransferase family protein, which translates into the protein MSVSDTSDSADTVGGLESVTRGRVASLTGIRAVAALLVVLTHSAYTTGKYGQGYLGLVYSRMEIGVPIFFVLSGYLLFSPWVSGTASQRPAPSVRRYAWHRVRRIMPAYAITVVAAYLVYHFRTAGPNPGHTWEGLLRNLTLTQIYTDHYLYSYLHQGLTQMWSLAVEVAFYVALPFLAYLLLVVLCRRRWRPWLLLAGLAALSLVTPAWLTLVHTTDWLPDGARLWLPGYLAWFLGGMVLAVLRPLGIRAYGLACLPPAIVSYLIVSTPLGGEPTTSPAGLGEALAKAGFYTVIATLAVAPLALGDSGFYSRLLASRPMVFLGEISYEIFLIHLITMELVMVEILRYPIYTGSAWLLFAGTLVVTIPPAWLLHRLTRVRS
- a CDS encoding LppP/LprE family lipoprotein yields the protein MRTAGILCTLAGVAVLAAAGCSSGDSTASKTPGPTADSPSASPAGPPPAPAAPPPPGPTAAQDPCATDLAAPEIARAVSTLPRDPRSDQGWNPEPLAGNYNPCAQLSAVIVKANTNSQNPNTRALMFHQGKFIPTGVPDTYGFNGLDTSASTGDTVALQYSSGVAGLDSIVKFRWNGSGVELIGNTTR
- a CDS encoding TetR/AcrR family transcriptional regulator, with protein sequence MAGDWLAARRTEVAADRILDAAGDLFTKKEAATVGMHEIASAAGCSRATLYRYFENRDALYTAYVHRESYRLYREMTEQITSIVDPRERLIEGMLSSLRNVRHSPALASWFATTQRPIGGEMAEQSEVIKALTEAFVFSLGPDDSHSVEHRARWLVRVMTSLLVFPGHDEADERSMLEEFVVPIVLPAQATQ